One region of Drosophila teissieri strain GT53w chromosome 2L, Prin_Dtei_1.1, whole genome shotgun sequence genomic DNA includes:
- the LOC122626759 gene encoding uncharacterized protein LOC122626759, producing MGSCLGSCAPAAAAPAQSACTSTSDSTTHSTSSTSSSLTTPPTSWVANSWLWRKNRSAGRQDPEAELLSRTTRQRCQRNGFIYRILRLKRSQQCPSFLDKYWEQQPSYTKLPTTAMSDIQMQNLDAGKLLNAQTTSSRETEMGLGAYQRMTNSRASSSLDLEWEHEYSQLRQYQFQCQQVPKELPPKPRYASLDQLAAANAMATSQGRHMARQARLSSQRHGGSLTRHSCCSSTQNSWSHISTPESLEWDVDEEREQQRQLRLEDDNLDDRTLKLLHQIEQLKHHVLQETGDGLSLEAAAVDELTEGLQFRATHFAGDSQLEAHVS from the exons ATGGGTTCATGCCTTGGCAGCTGTGCCCCAGCTGCCGCCGCACCCGCCCAATCCGCCTGCACCTCCACGTCCGACTCCACCACACACTCGACGTCCTCGACGTCGTCTTCCCTGACAACTCCACCCACGTCCTGGGTGGCCAACAGCTGGCTCTG GCGAAAGAACAGATCCGCAGGACGACAAGACCCAGAGGCAGAGCTTCTATCGAGGACCACCAGGCAGCGCTGCCAGCGAAACGGATTCATCTACCGCATCCTGCGGCTCAAGAGGAGCCAGCAGTGCCCCAGCTTTCTGGACAAGTACTGGGAGCAGCAACCCAGCTACACCAAGCTGCCGACCAC GGCCATGTCGGACATCCAGATGCAAAACCTCGACGCCGGCAAGTTGCTCAACGCCCAGACGACGTCCAGCAGGGAGACAGAGATGGGACTTGGAGCGTACCAGCGCATGACCAACTCGCGGGCCAGCTCCTCCTTGGACCTGGAGTGGGAGCACGAGTACTCGCAGCTGCGGCAGTATCAGTTCCAGTGCCAGCAGGTGCCCAAGGAGCTGCCGCCAAAGCCGCGCTATGCATCCCTGGACCAGCTGGCGGCAGCCAATGCGATGGCCACCAGCCAAGGACGACACATGGCGCGCCAGGCCAGGTTGAGTAGCCAACGCCACGGCGGTTCGCTCACGCGGCACTCGTGCTGCTCGTCCACGCAAAACTCCTGGTCCCACATCTCCACGCCGGAGTCGCTCGAATGGGACGTGGAcgaggagcgggagcagcagcgtCAGCTCCGCCTGGAGGATGACAATCTGGATGATAGAACGCTCAAGCTGCTGCATCAGATCGAGCAATTGAAGCACCATGTGCTGCAGGAGACTGGCGATGGACTCAGCTTGGAAGCTGCTGCGGTCGACGAGCTCACCGAGGGTCTTCAGTTCCGAGCAACGCACTTCGCCGGCGACTCCCAGCTGGAGGCCCATGTAAGTTGA